From a region of the Paraburkholderia hospita genome:
- the phoB gene encoding phosphate regulon transcriptional regulator PhoB: MPSSILVIEDEPAISELISVNLQHAGHCPIRAYNAEQAQNLISDVLPDLVLLDWMLPGKSGIAFARDLRNNERTKHIPIIMLTARGDEQDKVLGLEIGADDYVTKPFSPKELMARIKAVLRRRAPQLTEDVVAINGLKLDPATHRVAAHAEGNEIKLDLGPTEFRLLHFFMTHPERVHSRTQLLDQVWGDHVFVEERTVDVHIKRLRAALKPAGCDAMIETVRGSGYRLAKSA, encoded by the coding sequence ATGCCCAGCAGTATTCTCGTTATCGAAGATGAACCCGCTATTTCCGAGCTGATCTCGGTCAACTTGCAACACGCGGGCCATTGTCCGATTCGTGCGTACAACGCCGAACAGGCGCAGAACCTGATCAGCGATGTGCTTCCCGATCTCGTGCTGCTCGACTGGATGCTGCCGGGCAAATCGGGTATTGCGTTCGCGCGCGACCTGCGCAACAACGAGCGCACCAAGCACATTCCCATCATCATGCTGACGGCGCGCGGCGACGAGCAGGACAAGGTGCTCGGCCTCGAGATCGGCGCCGACGATTACGTGACGAAGCCGTTCTCGCCGAAGGAACTGATGGCGCGCATCAAGGCGGTGCTGCGCCGCCGCGCGCCGCAGTTGACGGAAGACGTCGTCGCGATCAACGGGCTGAAGCTCGACCCGGCTACGCATCGCGTCGCGGCTCATGCGGAAGGCAACGAGATCAAGCTCGATCTGGGTCCGACGGAATTCCGTCTGCTGCACTTCTTCATGACGCACCCGGAGCGTGTCCACAGCCGCACTCAGCTGCTCGATCAGGTGTGGGGCGACCATGTGTTCGTCGAAGAGCGCACGGTCGACGTGCACATCAAGCGTCTGCGCGCCGCGCTCAAGCCGGCCGGCTGTGATGCGATGATCGAGACGGTGCGGGGCAGTGGGTATCGCCTGGCCAAGAGCGCATAA